In a single window of the Thiohalophilus sp. genome:
- a CDS encoding arginyltransferase — MNDRQTIHPLLDKLQFFASPEHPCSYLENRTATSIFVDPSLLLTPQHYSALATIGFRRSGNYIYRPHCRNCRACVPVRIPVEQFQPTRSQRRTRRANEDLHRVIRPVEFIDEHYALYRRYMQHRHPGGGMDEDDPDTYMRVLDSYWANTELLELRHQQQLLAVAVTDRLADGLSAVYTFFDPDAAQRGLGTQAILQQIELAHERQLSYLYLGYWIRESEKMNYKRRFQPLEGYDGRQWVQLEKAG; from the coding sequence ATGAATGATCGCCAGACAATCCACCCATTACTGGACAAGCTGCAGTTTTTTGCCAGCCCGGAACATCCCTGCAGTTATCTTGAGAATCGCACGGCCACCTCGATCTTCGTCGACCCCTCCCTGCTGTTGACGCCGCAGCACTATTCGGCACTGGCCACCATCGGCTTTCGCCGCAGCGGCAATTACATCTATCGCCCGCATTGCCGAAATTGCCGGGCCTGTGTTCCGGTACGGATCCCGGTCGAACAATTTCAACCGACGCGCAGCCAACGGCGTACCCGCAGGGCCAACGAGGACTTGCACAGGGTGATACGCCCTGTTGAATTTATCGATGAGCACTACGCGTTGTACCGCCGTTATATGCAGCATCGCCACCCCGGTGGCGGTATGGACGAGGATGATCCCGACACCTATATGCGGGTGCTCGACTCCTACTGGGCCAATACCGAACTGCTGGAACTTCGTCATCAACAACAATTGCTGGCCGTCGCGGTGACCGATCGACTCGCGGACGGCCTGTCAGCGGTGTATACCTTTTTCGATCCCGACGCCGCGCAACGCGGGCTGGGAACGCAGGCCATCCTGCAGCAGATCGAACTGGCTCACGAACGTCAACTGTCCTATCTCTATCTCGGTTACTGGATTCGGGAATCGGAAAAAATGAATTACAAACGCCGTTTTCAGCCCCTGGAGGGGTACGACGGCCGACAATGGGTTCAGCTGGAAAAGGCAGGTTAA
- the aat gene encoding leucyl/phenylalanyl-tRNA--protein transferase, which translates to MSAPYWLPPHQPAWFPDVELALRDPDGLLAIGGDLSITRLLAAYRHGIFPWYSDAQPILWWSPDPRSVLFPEQLKISRSLRKRLKKGDYQITFDNAFAEVIRHCAEPREDGFGTWITDEMQQAYQRLHQAGHAHSVEAWYQNKLVGGLYGVALGKVFFGESMFARMTDASKVAFVTLAAHLRQWGFQLIDCQVETAHLNSLGAITIPRQEFTRYLNNYCELVVAEHWTTDLQWIRLLQETGRIEFRNR; encoded by the coding sequence ATGAGCGCTCCCTACTGGTTACCGCCTCACCAGCCTGCCTGGTTTCCCGATGTGGAACTGGCGTTGCGCGATCCGGACGGCCTGCTGGCGATCGGTGGGGATCTTTCCATTACGCGCCTGCTGGCTGCCTACCGTCACGGGATCTTTCCCTGGTACAGTGACGCGCAACCGATCCTCTGGTGGTCGCCCGATCCACGCTCGGTACTGTTTCCCGAACAACTGAAAATCTCCCGCAGTTTGCGCAAGCGACTGAAAAAAGGGGATTATCAGATCACCTTTGATAACGCCTTCGCCGAGGTAATACGACATTGTGCCGAACCGCGTGAGGATGGCTTCGGGACCTGGATCACCGATGAAATGCAGCAGGCTTATCAACGCCTGCATCAAGCCGGTCACGCCCATTCGGTCGAAGCCTGGTATCAGAACAAACTGGTCGGCGGACTGTACGGTGTCGCCCTGGGCAAGGTCTTCTTTGGCGAATCGATGTTTGCCCGCATGACCGATGCATCCAAGGTGGCCTTTGTCACCCTGGCGGCACATCTGCGTCAGTGGGGTTTTCAATTGATCGACTGTCAGGTAGAGACCGCACACCTGAACAGCCTGGGCGCCATAACGATTCCTCGCCAGGAATTCACCCGTTATTTAAACAACTATTGTGAGCTTGTCGTGGCCGAACACTGGACAACCGATTTACAATGGATCAGGCTGTTACAAGAGACAGGTCGTATCGAGTTCCGGAACCGATAA
- a CDS encoding GNAT family N-acetyltransferase, with protein sequence MNAMTTRILESLAEVSADHWNALSDGRFPFVRYEFLRALEKHNAVGELYGWYPQYVLIEEDGIPVAAAPMYIKDNSYGEFVFDWAWADAWHRAGLRYYPKLVVAIPYTPATGPRLLVRADRDFATYALQLVDAATAHAQQSGMSSLHWLFTDERDTRLFQADPRYLMRLGCQFHWQNDGYRDFDDYLSHFTQQKRKKIRRERRMVQEQGVEIEIRHGDEMEEQHWDIYHRFYRSTFERKSGIPTLSREFFMEIGETMPNNMVVVMAKHQGEYVAAAFNIRGDDTLYGRHWGCNREFHSLHFEACYYQGLDYCIDHGLQWFEPGAQGEHKISRGFLPTPTWSAHWIAHEGFREGLIRYLDHEREAVEDYIDELQDHSPFKQAG encoded by the coding sequence ATGAATGCTATGACAACCCGGATACTGGAAAGTCTTGCCGAGGTTTCCGCCGATCACTGGAACGCCCTCTCTGACGGGCGTTTTCCATTTGTGCGGTATGAATTTCTGCGTGCGCTGGAAAAGCATAATGCCGTTGGTGAGTTGTACGGCTGGTATCCGCAATATGTCCTGATCGAGGAAGACGGTATCCCGGTGGCCGCCGCGCCGATGTACATCAAGGATAATTCCTACGGCGAGTTTGTGTTTGACTGGGCCTGGGCCGATGCCTGGCATCGGGCCGGGCTGCGTTATTACCCCAAGCTGGTGGTCGCGATCCCCTACACCCCGGCGACCGGCCCGCGCCTGCTGGTGCGTGCGGATAGGGACTTTGCAACTTACGCATTGCAGTTAGTCGACGCGGCAACCGCACATGCACAACAGAGCGGCATGTCGTCCCTGCACTGGCTGTTTACCGATGAACGGGATACACGGTTGTTTCAGGCCGACCCGCGCTATTTGATGCGCCTGGGTTGTCAGTTTCACTGGCAGAATGATGGCTATCGGGATTTTGACGATTATCTGTCGCACTTTACCCAGCAAAAGCGCAAGAAAATCCGCCGTGAGCGACGGATGGTCCAGGAACAGGGAGTCGAGATCGAAATCCGTCACGGCGACGAGATGGAGGAACAGCACTGGGACATCTATCACCGCTTTTATCGATCCACGTTCGAACGTAAAAGCGGCATCCCCACCCTCTCCCGCGAATTCTTTATGGAAATCGGTGAAACCATGCCAAACAACATGGTTGTGGTGATGGCCAAACATCAGGGCGAGTATGTGGCGGCGGCGTTTAATATCCGCGGCGACGATACCCTGTATGGCCGACACTGGGGCTGCAACCGGGAATTCCACAGCCTGCATTTCGAAGCCTGTTATTACCAGGGCCTCGACTACTGCATCGACCACGGGCTGCAATGGTTCGAGCCCGGCGCCCAGGGCGAACACAAGATCAGTCGCGGTTTTTTGCCAACCCCGACCTGGTCGGCACACTGGATTGCACACGAGGGGTTCCGCGAAGGGCTGATTCGCTATCTTGATCATGAGCGCGAAGCCGTGGAAGATTATATCGACGAGTTGCAGGATCATTCGCCCTTTAAACAAGCCGGTTAA
- the trxB gene encoding thioredoxin-disulfide reductase has protein sequence MSETKHCRLLILGSGPAGYTAAVYAARANLNPVLITGLEQGGQLMTTTEVDNWPGDVEGLQGPGLMDRMKQHAERFDTEIVFDHINKVDLKQKPYTLTGDSAVYTCDALIIATGASAMYLGIPSEETFRGKGVSACATCDGFFYRGQKVAVVGGGNTAVEEALFLSNIAEHVTVIHRRDKFRSEKILSDKLMEKAKNGNVSIEWNHELDEVLGDNSGVTGLRLKSAEDGNTKEIDVMGVFIAIGHKPNTDIFEGQLDMEGGYISVKSGTQGDATATSVPGVFAAGDVSDHIYRQAVTSAGTGCMAALDAERHLDKEENA, from the coding sequence ATGAGTGAAACCAAACACTGTCGCCTGCTTATTCTGGGATCCGGTCCCGCCGGTTATACCGCCGCCGTTTATGCCGCGCGCGCCAATCTCAATCCCGTGCTGATCACCGGCCTGGAACAGGGTGGCCAATTGATGACCACGACCGAAGTGGATAACTGGCCTGGCGACGTCGAAGGTTTGCAGGGCCCCGGGTTAATGGACCGCATGAAGCAGCATGCCGAACGTTTCGACACGGAGATCGTGTTTGATCATATCAATAAAGTTGACCTGAAACAGAAGCCCTATACGCTCACCGGCGACAGCGCTGTTTATACCTGCGACGCACTGATCATCGCCACCGGCGCCTCGGCGATGTATCTGGGTATCCCCTCGGAAGAGACCTTCCGCGGCAAGGGGGTCTCCGCCTGCGCGACCTGCGACGGTTTTTTCTATCGCGGTCAGAAAGTAGCTGTGGTCGGTGGCGGCAACACCGCCGTGGAAGAGGCGCTGTTTTTATCCAACATTGCCGAGCATGTGACCGTGATTCATCGCCGTGACAAATTCCGTTCGGAAAAGATCCTCTCCGACAAGCTGATGGAAAAGGCCAAAAACGGCAACGTCAGTATCGAATGGAACCACGAACTGGACGAAGTGCTGGGCGACAACTCCGGCGTCACCGGCCTGCGACTGAAAAGCGCCGAGGATGGCAACACGAAAGAAATTGACGTCATGGGTGTATTCATTGCCATCGGCCACAAACCCAACACCGACATTTTCGAAGGTCAGCTCGATATGGAAGGCGGTTACATCAGCGTGAAAAGCGGCACCCAAGGCGATGCCACCGCCACCAGCGTCCCGGGTGTGTTCGCCGCCGGCGATGTCAGCGATCATATCTACCGCCAGGCCGTCACCTCCGCCGGCACCGGCTGCATGGCCGCGCTCGACGCCGAACGCCACCTCGACAAAGAGGAAAACGCATAG
- the ald gene encoding alanine dehydrogenase, with amino-acid sequence MKIGIPREIKAREGRVALIPDAVAELVRHRHTVFIEHNAGLSSGYTDEEYRQAGAQIIDTASELYAAAQMIVKVKEPQPAELALLRPDHLLFSYLHLAAEPELTRSLQEIGLTAVAFETVSEGPTLPLLAPMSDIAGRIASQTGSNLLYQHHGGRGVLLGGVPTTERGHVVILGAGVAGTSAARMAAGMGAQVTVFDRNRDKLQQARLIGPNVSGRHAFASAIEAAVQSADLLIGAVLIPGARAPHLVSAETVRRMPKGSVIIDISVDQGGCIETTRPTSYDAPTFLWEEVVHYGVTNMPGAVPRTAAQALSAPLLPYILRLAEPGWEAQPALAAGLNVQAGKVVLAALQ; translated from the coding sequence ATGAAGATCGGTATACCCCGTGAAATCAAAGCCCGGGAAGGGCGGGTCGCACTCATACCGGACGCTGTGGCCGAACTTGTTCGCCACCGGCATACCGTCTTTATTGAACACAATGCGGGCCTCAGCAGCGGTTATACCGACGAAGAATACCGGCAGGCCGGCGCCCAAATCATCGACACCGCCAGTGAGCTGTATGCCGCCGCGCAAATGATCGTCAAGGTCAAGGAGCCCCAGCCGGCGGAACTGGCGCTGTTGCGCCCCGATCATCTGCTGTTTTCCTACCTCCACCTGGCGGCCGAACCGGAATTGACCCGAAGCCTGCAGGAGATCGGCCTGACTGCGGTCGCCTTTGAGACGGTCAGCGAGGGACCGACGCTGCCGCTGCTGGCGCCGATGAGCGATATCGCCGGGCGCATTGCCAGTCAGACCGGCAGCAACTTGCTGTATCAGCATCACGGCGGCCGGGGTGTGCTGCTGGGCGGCGTGCCGACCACCGAGCGCGGTCATGTGGTGATTCTGGGCGCCGGTGTGGCCGGCACCAGTGCGGCGCGCATGGCGGCCGGCATGGGCGCGCAAGTCACCGTGTTCGACCGCAATCGGGACAAGCTGCAGCAGGCCCGGCTCATCGGCCCCAATGTCAGCGGGCGCCACGCCTTTGCCAGTGCCATCGAGGCGGCCGTGCAGAGCGCGGATCTGCTCATCGGGGCGGTGCTGATTCCCGGGGCGAGGGCGCCGCATCTGGTGTCGGCCGAGACCGTCCGGCGCATGCCCAAAGGCAGCGTGATCATCGACATTTCGGTGGACCAGGGCGGCTGCATCGAGACGACCCGGCCCACCAGCTATGATGCCCCGACTTTCCTCTGGGAAGAGGTCGTCCACTACGGGGTGACCAACATGCCGGGCGCCGTTCCCAGAACGGCCGCGCAAGCGTTGTCTGCGCCGCTGCTTCCCTATATCCTGCGACTGGCCGAGCCCGGCTGGGAAGCCCAGCCGGCGCTGGCCGCCGGGCTCAATGTCCAGGCCGGGAAGGTGGTTCTGGCTGCCTTGCAATAG
- a CDS encoding DNA translocase FtsK: MPQAKKTASESPPLAGHLQRALKEGALYVFGFTALYFLLALASYHPADPGWSHSGGVHPRIANLGGPAGAWLADVFLSLFGYLAYLFPFMVAYAGWRLYRDRRNLQPFDIRGLGMRVGGFLLTLLSGCGLAALHDVGGLTSLPANSGGILGEYVAVNMAAAFSFLGATLLLLALFLSGVTLFTHLSWLWLMDSIGALTLRALHSVRGAVTRLLARIQQYRARKQHAQQYVSKVEKQKVKEAKRTPPVIQREEKPAVPSKRVERERQVPLFTGDQEGALPPLSLLDDVKPGDRNAISEEALQAMGRQVELKLQDFGIEGEVVAVHPGPVITRFELQPAAGVKVNQITNLAKDLARSLSAVSVRVVEVIPGKTTVGLEIPNQQREVVRLSDTLKAPEFADAKSPLTLALGKDISGNPTVADLARMPHLLVAGTTGAGKSVALNAMILSLLYNASPRDVRLILIDPKMLELSVYDGIPHLLAPVVTDMKDAANALRWCVAEMDQRYRLMSALKVRNIAGFNRKVREAQEAKQPLLDPLHPADSELPAQELQPMPYIVVVVDELADMMMVVGKKVEELIARLAQKARASGIHLILATQRPSVDVLTGLIKSNIPTRIAFQVSSRIDSRTILDQMGAEQLLGHGDMLYLPPGAGLPVRIHGAFVDDHEVHNVVDNLKKSGQPQYLEEVLSGPADTGGGANGNGGDDAEADPLYDEAVQIVTETRRASISGVQRRLRIGYNRAARLVEAMELAGVVGPLESNGNREVLAPPPPKE, translated from the coding sequence TTGCCCCAGGCCAAGAAAACAGCCTCCGAGAGTCCGCCGCTGGCCGGTCATCTGCAGCGCGCGCTGAAAGAGGGCGCGCTGTACGTCTTCGGCTTTACCGCGCTCTACTTTCTGCTGGCGCTGGCGAGTTACCACCCCGCCGATCCGGGCTGGTCTCACAGCGGTGGCGTGCATCCGCGTATTGCCAACCTCGGCGGACCGGCTGGCGCCTGGCTGGCCGATGTCTTTTTAAGCCTGTTCGGCTATCTCGCCTATCTGTTCCCGTTCATGGTCGCCTATGCCGGCTGGCGCCTGTACCGGGATCGGCGCAATCTCCAGCCGTTCGATATCCGGGGCCTGGGTATGCGGGTGGGGGGCTTCCTGCTGACTCTGCTGTCCGGTTGCGGCCTGGCGGCGTTGCATGATGTCGGCGGCCTGACCTCCCTGCCGGCCAACAGTGGCGGCATCCTGGGCGAATATGTCGCGGTCAATATGGCCGCCGCCTTCAGCTTTCTGGGCGCCACGCTGCTGTTGCTGGCGCTGTTTCTGAGCGGAGTGACGCTGTTTACCCATCTCTCCTGGCTGTGGTTGATGGACAGCATCGGCGCCCTGACCCTGCGGGCGTTGCACAGTGTGCGCGGCGCGGTCACCCGCCTGCTGGCGCGGATCCAGCAATACCGCGCGCGCAAACAGCATGCGCAGCAGTATGTCTCCAAGGTCGAAAAACAGAAAGTCAAAGAGGCCAAACGCACGCCCCCGGTGATCCAGCGGGAGGAGAAACCCGCCGTGCCCAGCAAGCGTGTGGAGCGCGAGCGCCAGGTGCCGTTGTTTACCGGCGATCAGGAAGGGGCGTTGCCGCCGCTGTCGCTGCTGGATGACGTCAAACCCGGCGATCGTAACGCGATTTCCGAAGAGGCCCTGCAGGCGATGGGCCGCCAGGTGGAGCTCAAGTTGCAGGATTTCGGCATCGAGGGCGAAGTGGTGGCAGTCCATCCCGGCCCGGTGATCACCCGTTTTGAGCTGCAGCCGGCGGCCGGGGTCAAGGTCAACCAGATCACCAATCTGGCCAAGGACCTGGCCCGCTCCCTGTCAGCGGTCAGCGTGCGGGTAGTGGAGGTGATTCCGGGCAAGACCACGGTCGGGCTGGAGATCCCCAACCAGCAGCGCGAAGTGGTGCGCCTGAGTGACACCCTCAAGGCCCCCGAATTCGCCGACGCCAAATCACCGCTGACCCTGGCACTGGGCAAGGATATCAGCGGCAATCCCACGGTCGCGGATCTGGCCCGCATGCCGCATCTGCTGGTGGCCGGGACCACCGGCGCCGGCAAGTCGGTGGCCCTGAACGCCATGATCCTGAGCCTGCTGTACAACGCCAGCCCCAGGGATGTGCGGCTGATTCTGATCGATCCGAAAATGCTGGAGCTATCGGTCTACGACGGCATTCCCCATCTGCTGGCCCCGGTGGTCACCGATATGAAAGATGCCGCCAACGCGCTGCGCTGGTGTGTGGCGGAAATGGATCAACGTTATCGCTTGATGTCCGCGCTCAAGGTACGCAACATCGCCGGCTTCAATCGCAAGGTGCGTGAAGCACAGGAGGCCAAACAGCCGCTCCTCGATCCGCTGCATCCGGCCGATTCGGAACTGCCGGCTCAGGAACTGCAACCCATGCCGTATATCGTGGTGGTGGTGGACGAGCTGGCCGACATGATGATGGTGGTCGGCAAGAAAGTCGAAGAGCTGATCGCCCGCCTGGCACAAAAAGCCCGCGCTTCGGGCATTCACCTGATCCTGGCGACCCAGCGGCCTTCGGTCGATGTGTTGACCGGCTTGATCAAATCCAACATTCCGACGCGGATTGCCTTTCAGGTCTCCTCGCGCATCGATTCACGCACCATTCTCGATCAGATGGGTGCCGAACAATTGCTGGGTCATGGCGACATGTTGTACCTGCCGCCGGGCGCCGGCTTGCCCGTGCGCATTCACGGTGCCTTCGTCGACGATCACGAAGTACACAACGTGGTCGACAATCTGAAGAAAAGCGGCCAGCCCCAGTATCTTGAGGAAGTCCTCAGCGGTCCGGCCGACACCGGCGGCGGTGCCAACGGCAACGGCGGTGATGATGCCGAAGCCGACCCGCTCTATGATGAGGCGGTCCAGATCGTCACCGAAACCCGCCGGGCTTCCATCTCCGGTGTACAACGCCGCCTGCGTATCGGCTACAACCGGGCCGCGCGCCTGGTGGAAGCCATGGAACTGGCCGGTGTGGTCGGGCCGCTGGAATCCAACGGCAACCGCGAGGTGCTGGCACCACCACCGCCCAAGGAGTGA
- the lolA gene encoding outer membrane lipoprotein chaperone LolA, with protein MLNRIIIMLTASLLLLPAAQAAPSIEDYFSNLDSFEARFVQRLFNAEQELEEESSGVIKIQRPDRFYLQYREPYEQLYIADGKKLWSYDTDLEQIIVKQQKNLLRDTPAMILSNPQNLQRQYRVAQYKSDDNLTWFRLTPKSSENQFEEVQLGFDSEQIRIMELKDGFGRITRLEFDDIRRNPSFTAETFRFTPPPGVDVIEQ; from the coding sequence ATGCTGAACCGGATTATCATCATGCTGACTGCAAGCCTGCTGTTGTTGCCAGCAGCACAGGCGGCGCCGTCCATCGAGGACTATTTCAGTAACCTCGACAGTTTCGAGGCCCGCTTTGTGCAACGCCTGTTCAATGCCGAGCAGGAACTGGAGGAGGAGAGCAGCGGGGTGATTAAAATCCAGCGCCCGGATCGCTTCTATCTGCAATATCGTGAGCCCTATGAACAGCTCTATATTGCCGACGGAAAAAAGCTCTGGTCGTATGATACCGATCTGGAACAGATTATCGTTAAACAGCAAAAAAACCTGTTGCGCGATACGCCGGCAATGATTTTAAGCAACCCGCAGAACCTGCAACGCCAGTACCGTGTGGCGCAATATAAGAGTGATGACAACCTGACCTGGTTCCGTCTGACACCGAAAAGCAGCGAGAACCAGTTTGAGGAAGTCCAGCTGGGTTTTGATAGCGAACAGATCCGGATCATGGAACTGAAAGACGGCTTCGGCCGTATCACCCGGCTGGAATTCGACGATATCCGCCGCAATCCATCCTTTACAGCCGAGACATTCCGTTTCACGCCGCCGCCCGGCGTGGATGTCATCGAACAGTAG
- a CDS encoding replication-associated recombination protein A has protein sequence MPDTPDMFGTEAKPTDAEAELAWRPLADRMRPQSLDEIAGQGHLLAQNKPLRQAIESGKLHSMIFWGPPGTGKTTLARMIARYCDAEFLSISAVLSGVKEIRAAITRAQEVQQQQNRPSVLFVDEVHRFNKSQQDAFLPYVENGTVTFIGATTENPSFELNNALLSRARVYVLKALDSEDILQVIQRALGDPQRGLAQLQLEIAPELLQRLAEAADGDARRALNLLEIATELAEEVDGSARITEQTLAEVLGSGLRRFDKQGEAFYDQISALHKSVRGSSPDAALYWFVRMIDGGCDPLYIARRVVRMASEDIGNADPRALTIALHAWDVQERLGSPEGELTIAQAVIYMACAPKSNAVYSAFNQARADVQQAGSDEVPIHLRNAPTRLMKELGYGREYRYAHDEPEAYAAGETYFPESFGERRYYYPVDRGLEIKIAEKLAHLRELDKKNRGSD, from the coding sequence ATGCCTGACACCCCCGACATGTTTGGTACTGAAGCAAAGCCGACGGACGCGGAGGCCGAACTGGCCTGGCGGCCGCTGGCGGATCGCATGCGCCCGCAGTCACTGGACGAGATCGCCGGGCAGGGCCATTTACTGGCACAAAACAAACCGCTGCGTCAGGCGATCGAATCGGGCAAGCTGCATTCGATGATCTTCTGGGGACCGCCCGGTACCGGCAAAACCACGCTGGCGCGAATGATCGCCCGTTATTGCGATGCCGAGTTTCTCAGCATCTCGGCCGTACTCTCCGGCGTCAAGGAGATTCGTGCCGCTATTACCCGGGCCCAGGAGGTACAGCAACAACAGAACCGGCCCAGTGTTCTGTTTGTCGATGAGGTGCACCGGTTTAACAAATCCCAGCAGGATGCGTTTTTACCCTATGTGGAAAACGGCACGGTGACGTTCATCGGTGCGACTACCGAAAATCCCTCTTTCGAACTGAACAATGCCCTGTTATCCCGGGCCCGGGTCTATGTGCTCAAGGCACTGGACAGTGAAGATATTCTGCAGGTGATTCAACGGGCACTGGGTGATCCGCAACGCGGGCTGGCGCAGTTACAGCTGGAGATTGCGCCCGAACTGCTCCAGCGACTGGCCGAGGCCGCCGATGGCGATGCCCGGCGCGCGCTCAATTTACTGGAGATAGCGACCGAGCTGGCCGAGGAAGTCGATGGCAGCGCCCGGATTACGGAGCAGACCCTGGCTGAAGTGCTGGGCAGCGGCCTGCGCCGTTTCGACAAGCAGGGCGAGGCGTTTTACGATCAAATCTCCGCGTTGCATAAATCGGTGCGCGGTTCTTCCCCGGATGCCGCGCTGTACTGGTTCGTACGCATGATCGACGGGGGTTGCGATCCGCTGTATATCGCCCGGCGGGTGGTGCGCATGGCGAGCGAGGATATCGGCAACGCGGATCCGCGGGCGCTGACGATCGCGCTGCACGCCTGGGATGTTCAGGAGCGGCTCGGCAGTCCGGAAGGGGAGCTGACCATCGCCCAGGCGGTAATCTATATGGCCTGTGCGCCCAAGAGCAATGCCGTCTATAGTGCCTTCAACCAGGCCCGGGCGGATGTCCAGCAGGCCGGTTCGGATGAAGTCCCCATTCATCTGCGTAACGCCCCGACCCGGCTGATGAAAGAGCTGGGATACGGCCGTGAATACCGTTACGCCCATGATGAACCCGAAGCCTATGCCGCCGGCGAGACCTATTTTCCCGAGAGCTTTGGCGAGCGACGCTATTATTATCCGGTGGATCGCGGACTGGAGATCAAGATCGCCGAAAAACTGGCTCATTTGCGCGAGCTGGATAAAAAAAATCGTGGTTCGGATTGA
- the crcB gene encoding fluoride efflux transporter CrcB has protein sequence MLQILAIAVGGAVGSVLRFTLSGSVHQLLGREFPYGTLSVNVLGSLLMGFLYIVLLERASLGPEWRALLLIGLLGAFTTFSTFSLETLNLIESGALVKAGMNILLSVTLCLLAAWVGMLGGRQL, from the coding sequence GTGTTGCAGATTCTGGCCATTGCCGTGGGCGGTGCCGTCGGTTCGGTGCTGCGGTTTACGCTCTCCGGCAGCGTCCATCAGCTGTTGGGACGGGAGTTTCCCTACGGCACCCTGAGCGTCAATGTGCTGGGGTCCCTGTTGATGGGCTTCCTTTATATTGTCTTGCTGGAGCGGGCCAGTCTGGGGCCGGAATGGCGTGCCTTGTTGCTGATCGGCTTGCTCGGCGCGTTTACCACGTTTTCGACTTTTTCCCTGGAAACACTGAACCTGATCGAAAGTGGCGCACTGGTTAAGGCGGGGATGAATATTCTGTTAAGTGTTACGCTCTGTCTGTTGGCCGCCTGGGTGGGTATGTTGGGAGGACGTCAATTATGA
- a CDS encoding DUF190 domain-containing protein — MNHRQVTMVRIYLTEGEAQLDTLMRRLHDWEKASGVTVFRGISGFGESGEIHHSGLLDLSLNLPVVVEFFDTPDKVDAIVAHLNEFIKPGHIVTWDARVNIQ; from the coding sequence ATGAATCACCGGCAAGTGACCATGGTCCGGATCTATCTGACCGAAGGCGAGGCCCAGCTTGATACCCTGATGCGGCGCCTGCACGACTGGGAAAAGGCCAGCGGCGTGACCGTGTTTCGCGGGATCTCCGGATTTGGCGAATCGGGCGAAATACACCATTCGGGGCTGCTTGACTTGTCGCTTAACCTGCCCGTTGTGGTGGAGTTCTTCGATACCCCCGACAAGGTCGATGCGATCGTGGCGCACCTGAATGAATTTATCAAACCCGGCCATATCGTCACCTGGGATGCCCGGGTGAATATCCAATAA